From Juglans regia cultivar Chandler chromosome 6, Walnut 2.0, whole genome shotgun sequence, the proteins below share one genomic window:
- the LOC109020435 gene encoding uncharacterized protein LOC109020435 codes for MPSSLSTTPTTQNHYLQCLLDSARPFLRGELESVDKNLPSLVAVLRSVGAGECWHKHGSFLDHLVDIYRILKIWKAPDSVCLCGLFHSAYSNSYVNLAIFDPSTGRDVVRGHVGEAAERLIHLFCVVPRQPIIHEDLLFHYSDSELVEHLRLSAISMGKAKEKGLFDEDEGWRKKLQALLPADGITVKHIKTGEDVLLSRRVVAVFLLMTMADFSDQIFGFQDSLFDNYDGRLNFSGNNYSALWPGDGKPGLWLNSVSRMGAIYNLIVREEEILKEKRKKDGDVGVETDRDEDIELVVPPVFDNCTKVLDAEEQIAAMDLYWEVVCDVPKSGLERAEELLLRCVEKNPFVGEPHVVLGQVYLTKGRFEEAEREAERGLTLMLEWGNPWDKRMSWEGWIAWARVVLMKAKEKSWPQTSWGILNLGLVK; via the coding sequence ATGCCCTCTTCCTTGTCTACCACACCAACGACCCAAAACCACTACCTCCAGTGCCTTCTTGACTCTGCCCGGCCCTTTCTCCGTGGCGAGCTTGAATCAGTCGACAAGAATCTACCTTCGCTCGTCGCTGTCTTGCGCTCCGTTGGGGCCGGTGAGTGCTGGCACAAGCATGGCAGCTTCCTTGATCACCTCGTTGACATATACCGCATCCTCAAGATTTGGAAAGCACCGGACTCCGTGTGCCTTTGCGGCCTCTTCCACTCAGCTTACTCCAATTCTTACGTCAACCTCGCCATATTTGATCCCTCCACTGGCCGTGACGTGGTTCGCGGCCACGTTGGAGAGGCTGCGGAGAGGTTGATCCACTTGTTTTGTGTAGTCCCAAGACAGCCTATCATTCACGAGGATCTTTTATTCCATTACTCGGATTCCGAACTCGTCGAACACCTTAGGCTTTCGGCGATATCTATGGGGAAGGCCAAGGAGAAGGGGTTGTTCGATGAAGATGAGGGATGGAGGAAAAAGCTGCAGGCTCTTCTTCCCGCCGATGGGATTACTGTGAAGCACATCAAGACCGGGGAAGATGTTTTGCTTTCAAGAAGGGTGGTCGCAGTTTTCCTTTTAATGACCATGGCGGATTTCAGTGACCAAATTTTTGGCTTTCAAGATTCGCTATTTGATAACTACGACGGTCGCCTCAATTTCTCAGGAAACAATTATTCGGCTTTGTGGCCTGGCGATGGCAAGCCAGGGCTATGGCTGAATTCCGTATCGAGGATGGGAGCAATATACAATTTGATagtgagagaggaagagattttgaaggaaaagaggaaaaaggacGGTGACGTTGGTGTTGAGACTGATAGAGATGAGGATATTGAGCTTGTGGTGCCACCAGTTTTTGACAACTGTACCAAGGTTTTGGATGCGGAGGAGCAAATAGCCGCAATGGACTTGTATTGGGAAGTTGTTTGTGACGTGCCTAAGAGTGGGTTAGAGAGGGCTGAGGAGTTGTTGTTGAGGTGTGTCGAAAAGAACCCTTTTGTTGGGGAGCCACATGTGGTGTTGGGTCAGGTTTATTTGACCAAAGGAAGGTTTGAGGAGGCTGAGAGAGAGGCTGAGAGAGGGCTGACCCTTATGCTGGAGTGGGGGAATCCATGGGATAAGAGGATGTCCTGGGAAGGATGGATTGCTTGGGCTAGAGTTGTGTTGATGAAGGCAAAGGAGAAGTCATGGCCACAGACTTCTTGGGGCATTCTCAACTTGGGTCTTGTGAAGTGA